The genomic window AACCCAGGCTTCTAGGACCTTTATTGTCCTGTGCCTCTAACTCCCCAAAGCTTTCGACCCTCCCCATCTGATTCAAACTTCTACCCCAGATCTCACCTGGCACACCCTTGTAGGAGGGCACCACATTCCGTAAGTAGGTCCTGGAAATGCTGGGAAGAAGCTTATCCTCCCTCTGGCCCCTGGCCCCTGGGCACATCTGCCCAAATTCTTGCAAAGCCTGATTGCTGAGGACAGGGAAACTAGAGCCGAAGTGGAAACGGGCTCGGGGCACATATCCAGTAAACCCTGTGAGGAAAAGAACATCCAGATTCTAAGAGAAGggttcccctctctctcttcatccctctgGAGTGTTCTGCATCCCCCCCACCCACCATACCCATTATTCACCTGAGATGAAGAACTTGTTAGGATCTTTGTCATCCATGGAATAGGGGGAGGCCTGAGGAGACACCAAAGGAGATTGGGAACAGAatatcatacacacacagattCTTAGGGTCTAGGGGAGCAGACACCCTTGGGCAACTTCCCCCTGAAAGGGTAAGAAATGaaacccctctccctcccctaccGCCTCACTTTGAGTTTTTGCTCCAGTTCCAGCTTCAGGTGCTTTTCTAGCTTCAGCTGCTCATCTTCTGGCTTAGACTCCAACTTCTCAGCCTCTGGCATCTCCTTATACCCTGTACCTAGATGGCTAGTGAAGTCCCTCAAAGCTTCAGCCCAGACCTGAGTGcatctcttggcaaagatgtgcTGAGACCGGGGCACAAAGCCTAGAAGGCCATATTGAAGATGATTAGGGAGTCCTATCTACAGGGAAGAGGAAGTGAATGCCCCATAAAGGCAGTGAGGAAAATAAGAGCTAAATATTAAGGGAATGTGCCTATTTCCCTGGGGCTTGGAATGGGGGAGAATGAGTTTTATTCATGTATCCTTTTCCCCCAGTGGCAAATATTTGAAATGGCCATACCTGTGTATCCTGGAATCATGCCAAACTTAATCCTCTCATGTCCATACCAGGAATGTTCGTCTGCCCTAGGATGTCCAGGATTATTGATCGGGGGCAGAAGCATGCGGTGGGCAGGGGGCCAGGGCAGGCCAGAGGGACCAGACAGCAGCAACTGTCCAGTTAGTTGTCCATAAGTCTTACCCAGGCTGAACCCAAGTTGTGGGCAGTGTCCAGTATACCTACAGTATGGGGTTCACCCACTCAGTCCCTGCCCCTAAcatccttccatcatccccataTTTCCCGACACCACCATATACTACTGTGGCAAACATGATCCCTACATATATCTGATATCACCATATCCTGCTACCCCATCCCTTCTCTGCATAGAAGCAGAAGAGAACAATTTGCCAGGCCTCAACTGTCCCTTATCATCCAAGGTGAGGTAATTGGGCTTTTCGTATTTTGTT from Notamacropus eugenii isolate mMacEug1 chromosome 1, mMacEug1.pri_v2, whole genome shotgun sequence includes these protein-coding regions:
- the CIMIP2B gene encoding ciliary microtubule inner protein 2B isoform X2; amino-acid sequence: MKSVTSPAAGYTGHCPQLGFSLGKTYGQLTGQLLLSGPSGLPWPPAHRMLLPPINNPGHPRADEHSWYGHERIKFGMIPGYTGFVPRSQHIFAKRCTQVWAEALRDFTSHLGTGYKEMPEAEKLESKPEDEQLKLEKHLKLELEQKLKASPYSMDDKDPNKFFISGFTGYVPRARFHFGSSFPVLSNQALQEFGQMCPGARGQREDKLLPSISRTYLRNVVPSYKGVPGYKFQFGHTYGTLTHEALSFRNFQKQLQSYFPQHQAY
- the CIMIP2B gene encoding ciliary microtubule inner protein 2B isoform X1; translated protein: MASSAFPPGLPPRGPYYIPGYTGHCPQLGFSLGKTYGQLTGQLLLSGPSGLPWPPAHRMLLPPINNPGHPRADEHSWYGHERIKFGMIPGYTGFVPRSQHIFAKRCTQVWAEALRDFTSHLGTGYKEMPEAEKLESKPEDEQLKLEKHLKLELEQKLKASPYSMDDKDPNKFFISGFTGYVPRARFHFGSSFPVLSNQALQEFGQMCPGARGQREDKLLPSISRTYLRNVVPSYKGVPGYKFQFGHTYGTLTHEALSFRNFQKQLQSYFPQHQAY
- the CIMIP2B gene encoding ciliary microtubule inner protein 2B isoform X3 gives rise to the protein MASSAFPPGLPPRGPYYIPGYTGHCPQLGFSLGKTYGQLTGQLLLSGPSGLPWPPAHRMLLPPINNPGHPRADEHSWYGHERIKFGMIPGYTGFVPRSQHIFAKRCTQVWAEALRDFTSHLGTGYKEMPEAEKLESKPEDEQLKLEKHLKLELEQKLKASPYSMDDKDPNKFFISGFTGYVPRARFHFGSSFPVLSNQALQEFGQMCPGARGQREDKLLPSISRTYLRNVVPSYKGVPEGTEGDQYTI